In one window of Chitinophagales bacterium DNA:
- a CDS encoding ABC transporter ATP-binding protein gives MKHLAALNHYFWKYRYRFFIGIFFVIASNYFAVLAPQVTGYVVSRVQQQLPGAKTVAKTVQHDWMVDWFVSKMDASTHDFAWIVAVCCITILALAVIRGILMFFMRQTIIVMSRHIEYDQKNEIYQHYQKLDTQFYKTNSTGDLMNRMAEDVSRVRMYTGPAIMYFINLVALISFCVVNMLRKDAELTMYVLAPLPLLAITIYYVNSIINKKSEQIQARLSDLTTNAQESYSGIRVIKSFVQEKAMLGFFTRNSEEYKQNAIALARVEAVYFPSMTLMIGISTLVTILIGGLQALEDSSRVGTIVEFVIYINMLNFPVSAIGWTASIVQRAAASQKRINEFMFTKPVVKETSHAEMIRPEGDIVLKDVSFTYPHTGIRALNHINLHIKKGARVLLLGRTGSGKTSLAQLLLRFYEPDAGSIEIGGRALQEYELMHYREQISYVPQDVFLFSDTVADNIAFGLDETATKETVAKAAAMAGVDGDIAQFAQQYDTMIGERGVTLSGGQKQRISIARALIKQPSLAIFDDCLSAVDARTERLIVNNLDKALKGRTAIIITHRIPTDFHFDTIVVLENGQIAEIGNHDQLMEQDGLYAELFRVQRVENREE, from the coding sequence ATGAAACACCTTGCAGCACTCAATCATTACTTCTGGAAATACCGATACCGTTTCTTTATCGGTATCTTTTTCGTGATTGCTTCTAACTATTTTGCGGTATTGGCCCCACAAGTAACAGGCTATGTGGTGAGTCGGGTACAACAACAATTACCGGGTGCTAAAACGGTTGCCAAAACTGTACAACACGATTGGATGGTTGATTGGTTTGTGTCCAAAATGGATGCTAGTACGCATGATTTTGCCTGGATAGTGGCGGTATGTTGTATCACCATTCTGGCATTGGCTGTGATTCGCGGTATTCTCATGTTCTTCATGCGCCAGACCATTATCGTCATGAGCAGGCATATTGAATATGATCAGAAGAATGAGATTTATCAACACTACCAAAAACTCGATACACAGTTTTACAAGACCAATTCCACCGGCGATCTCATGAACCGAATGGCGGAAGATGTGAGCCGCGTTAGAATGTACACCGGTCCGGCAATCATGTATTTCATTAATCTGGTTGCACTGATCAGCTTCTGTGTTGTTAATATGCTGCGTAAGGATGCCGAACTCACGATGTATGTATTGGCGCCATTGCCATTGCTGGCTATTACGATCTATTACGTTAACAGCATCATCAACAAAAAAAGTGAACAGATACAAGCTCGCTTATCAGATCTTACTACCAATGCACAAGAATCCTATTCCGGTATTCGTGTGATCAAATCTTTTGTACAGGAAAAAGCCATGTTAGGTTTCTTCACCCGCAACAGCGAAGAGTACAAGCAAAATGCGATTGCATTAGCTAGAGTAGAAGCCGTGTATTTCCCTAGCATGACGCTCATGATTGGCATCAGTACACTGGTTACTATTCTGATTGGCGGTTTGCAAGCGTTGGAAGACAGTTCACGTGTGGGCACCATTGTAGAGTTTGTGATCTATATCAATATGCTCAACTTCCCGGTGAGTGCTATTGGCTGGACGGCCAGTATTGTACAACGTGCAGCAGCATCGCAGAAGCGCATCAATGAATTCATGTTCACCAAACCAGTGGTGAAGGAAACCAGTCATGCAGAAATGATTCGTCCCGAAGGAGATATTGTACTGAAAGATGTTTCTTTCACTTACCCCCATACGGGCATTCGTGCTTTGAATCATATCAATCTCCACATCAAAAAAGGCGCGCGCGTTTTATTGTTGGGCAGAACAGGTAGCGGTAAAACCTCACTAGCACAATTACTACTCCGTTTCTATGAACCGGATGCCGGTAGCATCGAAATTGGTGGCAGAGCCCTGCAGGAATATGAACTCATGCATTACCGCGAGCAGATCAGTTATGTGCCACAGGATGTTTTTTTATTTAGTGATACCGTTGCAGATAATATTGCATTTGGACTTGATGAAACCGCTACCAAAGAAACTGTTGCCAAAGCAGCAGCCATGGCTGGAGTAGATGGCGATATCGCGCAATTCGCTCAGCAATACGATACCATGATTGGTGAGCGCGGCGTAACGCTGAGTGGCGGACAAAAACAACGCATTTCTATTGCGCGTGCCCTGATCAAACAACCTTCTCTCGCCATATTTGATGATTGCCTAAGCGCCGTTGATGCCCGAACAGAAAGACTGATTGTCAACAACCTTGATAAAGCCCTCAAAGGCAGAACTGCCATTATCATCACACACCGCATACCCACTGATTTTCACTTCGATACCATTGTGGTTTTGGAGAATGGTCAAATTGCCGAAATAGGTAACCATGACCAGCTGATGGAACAGGATGGTTTATATGCAGAATTATTCCGCGTGCAAAGAGTGGAAAACCGCGAAGAATAG
- a CDS encoding DUF3276 family protein has product MAYENNDKKMESVYSKRIRAGKRRTYFFDVRATRGNDFYLTITESRKRFDNNGYDRHKIFLYKEDFNKFLKALNEAVDHVKTELMPDFDFDAFNHEYDDAEGEVYEAAIPETAEVPTVVAEAPVEAAPVASTIVNPTASEEVDKW; this is encoded by the coding sequence GTGGCGTACGAGAACAACGACAAGAAAATGGAGAGCGTTTACAGCAAACGTATCCGTGCCGGGAAGAGAAGAACTTATTTCTTCGATGTGCGTGCAACCCGTGGTAATGATTTTTATTTAACCATTACCGAAAGCCGCAAGCGCTTTGATAACAATGGTTATGATAGACACAAGATCTTCTTGTACAAAGAAGACTTCAATAAATTTTTGAAAGCGCTGAATGAAGCAGTAGATCATGTGAAAACAGAACTAATGCCTGATTTCGACTTTGATGCTTTCAACCACGAATACGATGATGCTGAAGGCGAAGTATATGAAGCAGCAATACCAGAAACTGCTGAAGTGCCAACTGTTGTTGCCGAAGCACCAGTAGAAGCTGCACCTGTAGCTTCTACCATCGTTAACCCAACTGCTTCTGAGGAAGTAGATAAGTGGTAA
- a CDS encoding GNAT family N-acetyltransferase, whose translation MSEIHIRPIAPADNAAMAKIIRTALEEFGANKPGTVYYDDTTDALFELFAGTPNSLYLVAERDGALVGGAGIFPTDQLLEGVCELVKMYLRKDVRNIGLGRSMIDECLKRAKAIGYKQVYLETMPELRKAVSVYEKFGFEYLKGPMGNSGHNGCDIWMLKTI comes from the coding sequence ATGTCGGAAATCCATATTAGGCCAATCGCGCCAGCAGATAATGCGGCTATGGCGAAAATCATTCGCACCGCTTTAGAAGAATTTGGTGCCAACAAACCCGGTACAGTGTATTATGATGATACCACAGATGCTTTGTTTGAACTTTTTGCAGGCACACCCAATAGCCTTTATCTCGTAGCAGAGCGAGATGGTGCATTGGTGGGTGGGGCAGGCATCTTCCCTACTGATCAATTGCTGGAAGGTGTTTGTGAATTGGTGAAAATGTATCTGCGTAAAGATGTGCGCAATATTGGTTTGGGCAGGAGTATGATTGACGAGTGTTTGAAAAGAGCTAAAGCGATTGGATACAAACAAGTCTATTTAGAAACCATGCCTGAATTGCGTAAAGCCGTTTCTGTGTATGAAAAGTTTGGCTTTGAATACCTGAAAGGCCCGATGGGTAACTCCGGCCACAATGGATGTGATATCTGGATGTTGAAAACGATATAA
- the pgi gene encoding glucose-6-phosphate isomerase, giving the protein MLPKINPTSTQAWFLLKKHYEDEMNRAHMRKLFAADADRFKKFSVRFEDILFDYSKNIINDKTLHLLQQLATESKLTEAVHAMFAGLRINETENRAVLHTALRNFSDTPILVDGKDVMPLVKKVQEQMKAFCAKVHDGSWKGYTGKSIQYIVNIGIGGSDLGPVMVTEALRPYWVEGIQTYFVSNVDGTHMAETLKRVDPETTLFLVASKTFTTQETMTNAHTARHWFLEHAKEEKAIAKHFVALSTNEQAVTAFGIDKQNMFEFWDWVGGRYSLWSAIGLSIALTIGYDNFEALLKGAHSADTHFRTAKAEQNIPLIMALLGIWYTNFFGAQSEAILPYDQYLHRFAAYFQQGNMESNGKSVDRSGNNIDYATGPVIWGEPGTNGQHAFYQLIHQGTVLIPCDFIAPAISHNPAGDHHVKLLSNFFAQTEALMNGKTEAAVKAEFEATGKPEDQWKKLIPFKVFEGNKPTNSIIVKQITPYTLGQLIAFYEHKIFVQGVLWNIFSFDQWGVELGKQLANQILPELQDASPVQSHDASTNGLINAYKAFLQS; this is encoded by the coding sequence ATGTTACCTAAGATCAACCCCACCAGTACACAAGCATGGTTTTTATTGAAGAAGCATTATGAAGATGAAATGAACCGTGCGCATATGCGTAAACTTTTCGCAGCAGATGCTGATCGTTTTAAAAAATTCTCCGTTCGTTTTGAAGATATTTTGTTCGACTACTCGAAGAACATCATCAACGATAAAACATTGCACCTGCTGCAGCAGTTGGCTACTGAATCTAAGCTCACTGAAGCCGTACATGCCATGTTTGCCGGCTTGCGCATCAACGAAACAGAAAACAGAGCAGTACTACATACAGCCCTGCGTAACTTTTCTGACACACCTATTCTGGTGGATGGAAAAGATGTGATGCCCCTGGTAAAAAAAGTACAGGAGCAGATGAAAGCTTTCTGTGCCAAAGTGCATGATGGCAGTTGGAAAGGTTATACAGGTAAATCCATTCAATACATTGTCAATATTGGTATTGGTGGCAGCGATTTGGGCCCGGTAATGGTAACAGAAGCGTTGCGTCCCTATTGGGTGGAAGGTATTCAAACTTATTTCGTGAGCAATGTGGATGGCACGCATATGGCAGAAACACTCAAACGTGTGGATCCGGAAACAACACTCTTCCTCGTAGCGTCTAAAACATTCACCACACAGGAAACCATGACCAATGCACATACAGCGCGTCATTGGTTCTTGGAACATGCAAAAGAGGAGAAAGCCATTGCCAAGCATTTTGTGGCATTGAGTACAAACGAGCAGGCCGTTACGGCTTTTGGTATCGACAAGCAGAACATGTTTGAGTTTTGGGATTGGGTTGGCGGTCGCTATTCTTTGTGGAGTGCGATTGGTTTGTCTATTGCACTCACGATTGGTTACGACAATTTTGAAGCATTATTGAAAGGCGCACATAGCGCAGATACGCATTTCCGCACGGCAAAAGCGGAACAGAATATTCCATTGATCATGGCATTGCTAGGCATCTGGTATACCAATTTCTTTGGTGCACAAAGTGAAGCCATCCTGCCTTATGATCAATACCTGCATCGCTTTGCGGCTTATTTCCAGCAAGGCAATATGGAAAGCAACGGTAAGAGCGTTGACCGCAGTGGCAACAATATTGATTACGCTACCGGCCCGGTGATCTGGGGTGAACCGGGTACCAATGGGCAGCATGCTTTTTATCAATTGATCCATCAGGGTACGGTCTTGATTCCTTGCGATTTTATCGCGCCTGCTATCAGCCACAATCCTGCTGGCGATCATCATGTGAAACTGCTGTCCAATTTCTTTGCGCAGACAGAAGCGTTGATGAATGGAAAAACGGAAGCAGCAGTAAAAGCGGAGTTTGAAGCAACTGGTAAACCGGAAGATCAATGGAAAAAGCTGATCCCTTTCAAAGTATTTGAAGGCAATAAGCCAACCAACTCCATCATAGTAAAGCAAATCACGCCTTATACTTTAGGACAACTAATTGCTTTTTATGAGCACAAGATTTTTGTACAAGGTGTGTTGTGGAATATTTTCAGCTTCGATCAATGGGGTGTTGAATTGGGTAAGCAACTTGCTAACCAAATTCTGCCTGAGTTACAAGATGCAAGTCCTGTACAATCACACGACGCATCCACCAATGGATTGATCAATGCCTATAAAGCTTTTTTGCAGTCATGA
- a CDS encoding threonine aldolase, whose amino-acid sequence MIDYRSDTVTRPTPAMLEAMRQAPLGDDVFGEDPTVNALESYAAQLFGMEAALFCPSGTMTNQIAIKAHTQPGDEVICDHLSHIYQYEGGGIAFNSGCSVRLLHGDRGRITADMVKAAINPDDVHKPISTLVSLENTGNRGGGSCYEFNDILQIKQVCIDNNLKLHLDGARLFNALVAKGETPLQYGQAFDTISICLSKGLGAPVGSLLLGPTAFIKKSRRIRKVFGGGMRQSGMLAAAGLYALQHHVDRLAEDHAHAKALEAALRKKDFIGEFLPVETNILIFEVKGRLTPAAFAEKMKAAGIHLLAMTPTQVRIVVHLDITPDMIQQTITAIEQL is encoded by the coding sequence ATGATCGACTACCGTAGCGACACCGTAACCCGCCCTACTCCTGCCATGCTGGAAGCCATGCGTCAAGCGCCTTTGGGCGATGATGTCTTTGGGGAAGACCCCACCGTTAATGCGCTGGAATCCTACGCTGCACAGCTTTTTGGAATGGAAGCTGCATTATTTTGTCCCAGTGGTACCATGACCAACCAGATTGCCATTAAAGCACATACCCAACCGGGTGATGAAGTAATCTGCGATCATTTGTCGCACATCTACCAATACGAAGGCGGCGGTATTGCGTTTAACTCAGGTTGTTCCGTACGTCTGCTGCATGGCGATCGTGGCCGTATAACAGCTGATATGGTGAAAGCAGCCATCAATCCCGATGATGTCCATAAGCCTATCTCCACCTTGGTTTCGCTTGAAAACACCGGTAATAGAGGCGGTGGCAGTTGTTACGAATTCAATGATATTCTGCAGATTAAGCAGGTTTGTATCGATAATAACTTGAAGCTACACTTGGATGGTGCACGCTTGTTTAATGCCCTTGTGGCAAAGGGCGAAACGCCGCTTCAATACGGTCAGGCTTTTGATACCATCTCTATTTGCTTGAGCAAAGGTTTGGGCGCGCCAGTGGGCAGTCTGCTCCTAGGCCCTACAGCTTTTATCAAGAAATCGCGCCGCATCCGTAAGGTATTTGGTGGCGGTATGCGCCAGTCAGGTATGCTCGCGGCAGCCGGTTTATATGCTTTACAACACCATGTAGATCGCTTAGCAGAAGACCATGCCCATGCCAAAGCCTTGGAAGCTGCATTGCGTAAGAAAGATTTTATTGGTGAATTTTTACCCGTTGAAACCAATATCCTCATATTTGAAGTGAAAGGTCGCCTCACCCCTGCTGCATTCGCGGAAAAAATGAAGGCCGCAGGTATTCACTTGCTGGCGATGACACCCACACAGGTGCGTATTGTAGTACACCTCGATATCACGCCTGATATGATTCAACAAACGATTACAGCCATAGAACAATTATAA
- a CDS encoding RNA polymerase sigma factor RpoD/SigA has protein sequence MRQLKIATQITNRDSQAVEKYLQEISKIPMITPEEETTLAQRIKNKNDYRDSQRALDKLVQANLRFVVSVAKQYQHQGLSLSDLINEGNLGLIKAAQRFDETKGFKFISYAVWWIRQSILQALAEQGRLVRLPQNKIGTYNKANKAYMAFEQEHEREPSTEELSEILEMSETEINNIFQSNTRHTSLDAPVHEAEDVAMGDLLEGSDDTDEDVMKDSLREEIRRVLKSLSPREAEIVNAYFGLDGENGVTIEQIGMKYDLTKERIRQIKERAIKRLQKARYSNALKAYLG, from the coding sequence ATGCGGCAACTTAAAATTGCTACCCAGATCACCAACCGCGATTCGCAGGCAGTAGAAAAGTATCTCCAGGAAATCTCTAAGATTCCGATGATCACTCCCGAAGAGGAAACCACACTGGCCCAGCGTATCAAGAATAAGAATGATTATCGGGATTCGCAGCGCGCTTTAGACAAATTGGTGCAGGCCAACTTACGTTTTGTGGTATCTGTTGCCAAGCAGTACCAGCACCAAGGCCTTTCCTTGAGCGATTTAATCAACGAGGGTAACCTCGGCTTGATCAAAGCAGCCCAACGTTTCGATGAAACCAAGGGTTTTAAATTCATCTCATACGCGGTATGGTGGATTCGCCAGTCCATTTTACAGGCGTTGGCAGAGCAGGGCAGATTAGTCCGCCTGCCTCAAAACAAAATTGGCACCTACAACAAAGCCAATAAGGCTTACATGGCTTTTGAACAGGAGCATGAAAGAGAGCCTTCTACTGAAGAGCTGTCTGAAATCCTGGAAATGAGCGAAACGGAGATCAACAATATCTTCCAAAGCAACACCCGTCACACTTCACTGGATGCTCCTGTGCACGAAGCTGAAGATGTAGCTATGGGCGATTTGCTGGAGGGTAGCGATGATACCGATGAGGATGTGATGAAGGATTCACTGCGTGAAGAAATTCGCCGTGTGCTGAAATCTCTCAGTCCCCGCGAAGCCGAGATCGTGAATGCGTATTTTGGTTTGGATGGTGAAAATGGTGTTACCATTGAGCAAATTGGTATGAAGTACGACTTAACCAAGGAGCGTATCCGTCAGATCAAAGAAAGAGCGATCAAGCGTTTGCAGAAAGCACGTTATAGCAACGCGCTGAAAGCATACTTAGGCTAA
- a CDS encoding DUF4249 domain-containing protein, whose translation MKLGHFLVLFVGMVFSACEKQVDFAPEDVTPKLVVDGEIENGRPPIISITRSLGYFSNVNPNIASSQFVRNAIVRISDGTRTHQLKEYTQQVSPTITLYYYSNDPANPTTAILGAFGKQYQLEIIIGSERYTASTTIPLLTKTLDSIWWKKAPNNPDSTKVVVMSTVTDPPGLGNYIRYFTQRNREPYFPGANSVFDDQIVDGRTYEVQIDRGVNRNVETAFEDYGFFNRGDTVTVKLCNIDKPTYDFWRTWEFSFQSIGNPFSAPTKILGNISNNALGAFCGYAAQYKTVVIPK comes from the coding sequence ATGAAACTGGGTCATTTTCTTGTATTGTTTGTTGGGATGGTATTCAGTGCCTGCGAAAAGCAGGTAGATTTTGCACCGGAAGATGTAACGCCTAAGCTGGTAGTAGATGGTGAGATAGAAAATGGCCGACCGCCCATTATAAGCATCACACGCTCTTTGGGCTATTTCTCTAACGTAAACCCAAACATTGCTTCCAGTCAGTTTGTACGCAACGCCATTGTACGCATTAGCGATGGTACCAGAACCCATCAATTAAAAGAGTACACACAGCAAGTAAGTCCAACTATCACTTTGTATTACTATAGCAATGATCCGGCTAATCCAACCACAGCCATACTTGGTGCTTTCGGCAAACAGTATCAATTAGAAATCATCATTGGCAGCGAGAGATATACAGCTAGCACTACCATTCCTTTGCTTACTAAAACACTGGACAGTATCTGGTGGAAAAAAGCGCCGAATAATCCTGATTCTACCAAGGTAGTCGTGATGTCAACTGTAACAGATCCTCCGGGTTTAGGCAATTATATTCGCTATTTTACCCAACGCAATCGCGAACCTTATTTTCCGGGTGCCAACTCTGTATTTGACGATCAAATTGTTGATGGCAGAACCTATGAAGTACAGATCGATAGAGGCGTTAACAGAAATGTAGAAACTGCTTTTGAAGACTATGGTTTCTTCAATAGGGGTGATACTGTTACTGTAAAACTCTGCAATATTGATAAGCCTACTTATGATTTCTGGCGAACTTGGGAGTTTTCGTTTCAATCCATCGGAAACCCGTTCTCTGCACCTACCAAAATCCTGGGCAATATCAGCAATAACGCTTTAGGCGCATTCTGTGGCTATGCTGCACAGTATAAAACCGTGGTTATCCCCAAATAA
- the trxB gene encoding thioredoxin-disulfide reductase has protein sequence MAEATEKVHVLIIGSGPAGYTAAIYAARANMKPVLYQGIQPGGQLTITTEVENYPGYPEGIQGPEMMIHFEKQASRMGADIRYGLATKVDFSAQPYKVWIDEEKLIEADAVIIATGASAKWLGLESEQRLNGFGVSACAVCDGFFFRGKEVAIVGAGDTACEEAMYLSKLCTTVHMIVRRDQMRASKVMQDRVKNTPNIKIYWNSVTDEVLGDGKVSGVRIHNTATNEKVEVPISGFFVAIGHQPNSDIFKGWLDMDETGYIQTIPGSSKTNVEGVFACGDVQDKIYRQAVTAAGSGCMAALDAERYLSAKGLV, from the coding sequence ATGGCTGAAGCAACAGAAAAAGTACATGTACTGATCATTGGATCAGGTCCTGCAGGATATACCGCTGCGATTTATGCAGCACGTGCCAATATGAAACCTGTTTTGTATCAGGGTATTCAACCCGGCGGACAGTTGACCATTACAACAGAAGTAGAGAACTATCCCGGTTACCCAGAAGGCATTCAAGGTCCGGAGATGATGATTCATTTCGAGAAACAAGCCAGCAGAATGGGTGCAGATATCCGTTATGGATTGGCTACCAAAGTTGATTTCAGCGCGCAACCATATAAAGTGTGGATTGATGAAGAGAAACTGATAGAAGCAGATGCAGTCATCATCGCAACGGGTGCTTCAGCAAAATGGTTGGGACTGGAAAGCGAACAGCGCTTGAATGGTTTTGGTGTGAGTGCATGTGCTGTGTGTGATGGATTTTTCTTCCGTGGTAAAGAAGTAGCGATTGTTGGTGCAGGTGATACTGCTTGTGAAGAAGCCATGTACCTCTCCAAGCTTTGTACCACAGTACACATGATTGTTCGTCGCGATCAAATGCGTGCCAGCAAAGTGATGCAGGATCGTGTGAAGAATACACCTAACATCAAGATTTACTGGAACAGTGTTACAGATGAAGTATTGGGCGATGGTAAAGTAAGTGGCGTACGCATTCACAATACTGCTACCAACGAAAAAGTAGAAGTACCCATCAGCGGTTTCTTCGTGGCGATTGGTCACCAACCCAACAGCGATATTTTCAAAGGCTGGTTAGATATGGATGAAACCGGTTATATCCAAACCATTCCAGGGTCTTCCAAGACCAATGTAGAAGGCGTGTTTGCCTGCGGCGATGTTCAGGATAAAATCTATCGTCAAGCAGTAACTGCTGCAGGTAGTGGTTGTATGGCAGCGCTGGATGCAGAACGTTATCTTTCAGCGAAAGGATTGGTATGA
- a CDS encoding dihydroneopterin aldolase gives MMTIALHNVQLRGYHGIHPEELLTGNQFLINCSVDYTTPEHVEHIDDTLNYVQLFELIKTRMQKPTPLLETLAQDICGTIFEQFAQATAVRIDIQKLNPLISGFQGTVGITHTAKRA, from the coding sequence ATGATGACCATTGCATTGCACAATGTGCAGCTGAGAGGCTATCATGGTATTCACCCGGAAGAATTGTTGACCGGTAATCAGTTCCTGATCAACTGTTCTGTAGATTATACTACACCTGAACATGTGGAACATATTGATGATACCCTTAACTATGTGCAATTATTTGAGCTCATCAAAACAAGGATGCAGAAGCCTACGCCATTGCTAGAAACACTAGCACAGGATATTTGTGGCACCATCTTTGAACAATTTGCACAAGCAACTGCAGTGCGTATTGATATACAGAAATTGAATCCATTGATCAGTGGGTTTCAAGGTACTGTTGGCATTACACACACAGCCAAACGCGCTTAA
- a CDS encoding acyl-CoA-binding protein: MELQQLFEAAVANSKLLSEKPDNETLLKIYSLYKQATEGDATGEGPSNPFDFVAKAKHNAWNELKGLAKETAMQQYIDLINQLKG, from the coding sequence ATGGAATTACAACAACTCTTTGAAGCAGCAGTTGCCAACAGCAAATTGCTCAGCGAAAAACCGGATAATGAAACCTTGCTCAAAATTTATTCGCTTTATAAGCAAGCTACAGAAGGTGATGCAACAGGAGAGGGGCCTTCCAATCCATTCGACTTTGTAGCCAAAGCAAAGCACAATGCCTGGAATGAATTGAAAGGCCTTGCTAAAGAAACTGCCATGCAGCAGTATATTGACTTAATTAACCAATTAAAGGGTTAA